Genomic window (Streptomyces clavuligerus):
CGCCCGGCCCGCAGCCGCAGCTCCCCCGTGCCACCACCACCGGCGCCACCGTCGTGCCGGACGTTCCGGCACTCCCCGACACCGCGGACATCAGGCTGCCGTCGCCCTCGCTGCTCGCCGCCGGTGCGCGGGTACGGACCTCCTGAGCGGCGACCACGGCACCGATGCGACCCGGCGACCACGGCGTTGACGTGATGCGACGGGGCGGGGCTACGGCACCGATGTGACACGGCGCCTACAGCAGCGATATGACAGGGCGATCGGCTACCGCCCCGCCGTGACCCCGCGTACCGGCTGGACGGGGACGTACGGATGCGTGTCGAAGTCGAAGACCACCGGCTGCGACGCGGAGGCGATACCGGCCCGGACCCGGTACATGGTGCCGTCCGGGCCGATCCAGTAGCGCACGGTCGGTGACGTACGGGCCTCGGTCCTGGCGTCCGGCCCGTTCATGATGTCCGTGGGACGGCCGCGCACCCGGTCCCGCCCGACCCACTCGGCGCCGTTCTGCGGCAGCAGCGCGGCGTTGTCCGGCCGGTCGCTGCCGAGGCCGAGCGCGATGATCAGCGAGCTGTCCAGGGACATGCCGGACCTCTGGAGCGGACGCCGGTACCACCCGGACGCGGGTGGCTTCGCGGGTGCGGCTGCCGGGGGGTCGGTCATGGGATGCACGAGGACGGTGGTGCCCGTCCACTGGATCAGTCCGTCGCTGGACGTGTCGCGCCCGGTCCCGCGCACCACCCCGTAACCGGTGTGGGTGCGGTAGTCGATGGACCCGGTGACGACCAGCCCGCCGGTGGTGCTCGGGACGGTGATCGTCACCGCCCTGCCCCCCGCCCGGTAGTTGAGGAACCGTGTGATGGCCAGCCGGTCCACCTCGTCCGCGGTCAGCGCCCGTGGGGAGGCGGGGTCACCGCTGTTGCCGAGGAGGAGGAAGGCACCCACCGCGGCGGCCGCGACAGTGATGACGGCGGCTGCCACCCAGCGCGGCCCCGGCCACCGGCGGCGACCCGTCCCGCGCCCCCGGGCGCCCTGGGTGATGTCGATGCTCCGTGTTCTGATGCTTCGCACGCGGCGCGACTGTAACAGGTCCCGCGGAGGCACCCTCAATGTCCGCGCACCCCGGGACATGATGTTCCGTCAGCTAGTAGGCTCCGGCTGGAATTTGCCGAGCTGGCGCTAGCGTAGGACGAGGTAAAGGAATGCCATGCCATTACGTGGACTGGTGCGGATGGGGCTGTCCGGCCTGTTGCTGGTGGGGGGCGGCACAGGCGCGATCCTGACCGGGGCCGGGCAGGCCGGCGCCGCGGCGACCGACGGCACCCTGACCGTCGAGGTACTGCGGGACTTCTTCGGCACCGGCGTGATCAACGCGACCATGGATGTGCCGCAGCGGGGAATGACGGTCGAGGTCACCGACCCCGAGGGCCATCGCGTCACCGGTGTCACGGACGCCACAGGAAAGGTCATCATCTCACCGTCGGACGAACTGACCGGCGGCCGGTACCGGGTCGATGTCACCGTCCCGGCTCCGTACAGCAACTATCTGCGGGCCGCGCCCGCCTCGACCGCCCCGAACCACTTCGACAGCTTCACGTCGTACGTGGACGTCTCGGACGGCAAGGACGACTCGGTGACCACCGGGGTCTGGAACCCGGCCGACTACGCGCTGCCCGACTCCCGTTACTTCGTACCGGTCCAGAACGGCGCGGGCGGCGCGGACACCCGGGCACTGGTGGCGTTCGGGACGAACGTTCGCGGCAACTGCCCCGAGCAGCAGACATGTCCGGAGGTGATCAACACCCAGGAGCAGGTGGGCACGACCTACGGGCTGGCCTACGACAGGTACCGCAAGCAACTGTTCCAGTCGTCGTTCGCCCGGCGGTACACCCAGTACGGGCCGGACGGCGGTGACGCGATCTACACCGTGCCGACCGACGGCGGCGCCACCAAGCTGTTCGCGAAGGTGCCGGGCGCCACGAAGACACCGCACGACACCGCCAACCTGATCAAGGACGCCGGGTTCGTCGACGTACCGGGCAAGGAGAGCATCGGCGGCCTGGCCCTGTCCGAGGACGGCGAGACCCTGTACGCGGTGAATCTGCTCGGCCGCACCCTGGTCAGCTTCAACGCGACCGGGCCCACGGCCGCGTCACCCAAGGCGATCGTGCCGATCCCCGACCCGGGCTGCGCGGCGGCCGGGGACTGGCGCCCGTTCAGCGTGGCCACCCACAACAACACGCTGTACGTCGGTGGGGTGTGCAGCGCGGAGAGCACACAGCAGCGCACGGACCTGAAGGCCGTCGTCGCCACCTATGACGGCAAGCGGTTCACCACCGTGCTCTCCCAGCCGCTGACCGCCGAGCGCGGCAGCGTCCTCACCAGCAACTCCGGCCGCGACCAGGTCAACCACTGGAATCCGTGGAACACCAACCTGGCCACCTGGGACAACCTCCAGGTGGGCAGCGCGATGATCAACCCGCAGCCGGCGCTGGCCAGTATGGCCTTCGCCCGCGACGGCTCGCTGATCCTCGGTTTCCGTGACCGGTTCATGGACGTCGTGAGCTGGGGCGGACTGGACCCGAGGCCGGGCCCGCCCAATCCGCAGTTCGGCATGTCCGGCGGCGACATCAACATGGCCTGCGCCACGCCCACCGGCGGGTACGAGTGGGAAGGCACCGGAAGCTGCCCCGACCACGCCACGGACCCGCGGGTCGACGGTGTCCAGCCCGGCGCCGTCGTCGAGTACTTCGCGGGTGACTTCTTCCCGAACGGCGGCTCCGCGACCAACCCCGGTCCGCACCAGGAGTCCGCCCTGGGGTCGGTCGCCTACATCCCGCAGCAGCAGTGGATCGTCAGCACCCAGATGGACCCGACCGGCCGGGTCATCACCAACGGAACCGGCTACTACGACGTCGCCACTGGCCTCGGCCCCGGCAACGACCCGGTCAACAACGCGTACGAGTTCATCGGCCCGAACCAGAACGGGTTCGGCAAGGCCGGTGGCCTCGGCGACATCGCGTACGCCGCCGCGAACGCGCCGATCCAGATCGGCAACGTGGTGTGGTTCGACGGCGACCGCAACGGCATCCAGGACCCCGGGCACGTCCTGCTTCCGGGTGCCACGATCAATCTGCTGGACGCCGACGGCAAGCAGGTCGCCACGACCACGACGGACGCCGCCGGTGAGTACTACTTCGGCGGTGTCGGCGCGGAGTACGAGCTGACACCGGGCGCCAAGTACACCGTCCAGTTCGATGTGTGCACGGCGGACACCAGCGAGGTGCCGGGCCAGCCGCCCGCCACCGACCTGCGGTTCACCCTGCCGCGGACCGGTGACGACCGGGTGCACGACTCCAATGTGACCCCGCCGACCACCGACCGGCTGTGCAACGGGTACGCGCCGGTCACCGCACCGGCCAAGGCGGGAGGGGTCGATCACACGATCGACGCCGGCGTGTACATCCCGAAGGAGCCCTCGCCGACACCCACGCCGACGCCGACCCCGACGCCCACGCCGACCGAATCCCCGTCCCCGACACCGACTCCGACCGCCACGCCCACACCGACTCCGACCCTGCCACCGACCCCGACCGTCCCGGCCCCCAACAACCCGGCACCGAACGGCGGCCGGACACCGGGTGGCGGACTCGCCAACACCGGCGCGGCCGGCCTGGGAGAGGCCCTCACCCTCGTCGCCGTACTGCTCGCCGCGGGTGCGGCAGTCGTCCTGATCAGCCGTAAGCGGCGCACCAGGCACCACTGACACCCGAAACCCCCGATGGGCCGGTGCGTCGCACCGGCCCATCGGCATGACCGGCCCCGCTACCGGCCCGCTACTGCGGCCGGAAGGAGCGGATCTGGTACGTACCCGCCAGGTTTCCGTGCCCACCGGCGGGCGTGGAACCGATGCGGCCCTCATAGGACCTGCCCGTGTAGTACTGCTTGCGGTGCCCGGTGCTGTTGGCCACGGACAGCACGTTCCGCTGGGCCCGGATGAAGCTGCAACCGATCGTGTCCGGAATGCTGGCGGTCGCCCAGATGCACCGTTCCCCGGTGTAGTTGGCACCGCTGAAGAGGCAGAAGTACCCCGTGTCGCAGTTGGGAGCCATCGGCGCGGGCGCCGCGGCGACGGCGGAGGGGGCGGCCAGGCCGATCGCGGCCAGGCCCGTGACAGAGGCCATGACCAGGGTGGTCAGGGAGGTACGCATGAAGGAAGTCCTTTCCAGCCGTCTTCCAGGTGCCCACCGCTGCGGCTCCCGGAACGTGTCCATCGGGGAATGTCGCAGCTCCACTGTCACCCGCTCCGGGTGGGCCGGTCTTTAGCCGGGAACGCAGACATCCTGTGCGTTCAGCGCACCGCGCGGGCGGTACTGATCTCAACGATTCCGCCTTCGTGCGCGGTGCGACGGTGCCATGCTGAACGCGCTGACACGTGCGGGGGGTCTTGCGCCGTGCCGGCCGCTCCGTCGCGGTTTCCCGAGGGCCGGCAGGCCCCGCCGTCGCGGGGCGGACCAGGGGAGGGGAGTACCACCATCATGTCCCTACGTTCCGCCTTACACCCGGCGCCGCACGCCGGAGCACGCAGACGGCTGACCGCGTTGCTGGCCACCGGGGCGCTGGTCTGCTCCGGGCTCGCCGCGGTGGCCGCCCCGGCCGCGACCGCCGCCCCGGCGCGGAACACGGCCGCTCCGGTGGCGTACGTCGCCAACAGCGGCTCGGACAACGTATCGGTCGTGGATACGGCCACGCACACGGTCATCGCGACCGTCCCGGTCGGCAACAGCCCCTCCGGGGTGGCGGTGACCCCCGACGGGGGCGCGGTCTACGTCACCAACCGCAGCTCCGACTCGGTCTCGGTGATCGACGCCGCCACCCGTACCGTCACCGCGACCGTGCCCGTCGGCGACAACCCGTTCGGAGTGGTGGCGAGCCCCGACGGGGGCGCGGTCTACGTCACCAACTACCTGTCCGACTCGGTCTCCGTGATCAGCACCGCGACGAACACCGTCACGGCCACCGTCCCCGTCGGCGCGCAGCCGACCAGCGCCGCGGTGGCCCCCGGCGGGGGCCATGTGTACGTCACCAGCACCAACAGCTCCTCGGTCGCGGTGATCGACACCACCACCGACACCGTCACCGCGAGCATCCCGGTCGACAAGCCCAACGGCGTCGCGGTCTCCCCGGACGGCAGCCGCCTCTACGTCAGTTCGCAGAACGAGGCCGTCGCCGCCGTCGTCGACACCGCCACCCGGACCACCGTGGCCACCGTCCCCGTCAGCAACACACCCTTCGGTGTCGCGATCTCCCCGAACGGGTCCCGCGTCTATGTGACCAACATCGGCGGCGACAGCACGTCCGTGATCGACACCGCGACGAACACCGCCGTCGCCACCGTCCCCGTCGGCTCCACCCCGATCGGTGTCGCGGTCTCCCCCGACGGGGGCGCGGTCTATGTCGCCGACAGCAACAGCGGTACCGCGTCGGTGATCGACACGGCCACCGACACCGTCATCGCCACCGTCCCCGTCGGCAGCGAACCGTACGCCGTGGCGTTCACCCCGTCGGCCGCGCCCGCCGCGAACCTGTCCGTGACGGTGACCGAATCGGCCGACCCCGTCGGCCAGGGCGACACCTTCACCTACACCGCCACCGTCACCAACCACGGGCCCGCCCCGGCCACCGCCGCGACCGCTGCCCTCACCCTGTCCGGCGCCGCCCGCGCCATCGTCTCCGCGAGCGCCTCGCACGGGTCGTGCACCATCGCGGCACCGGCCGTCGAGTGCGCCCTGGGCAGGCTCGCCGTCGGCGCCTCGGCCACTGTCACCGTCAGTGTGAGGCCGACCGCGACGGGCACCCTCACCGCCACGGCCACCGCCGCCGCCACCGAGACCGACCCCGTCCCGGCCGACAACAGCGCCACCCAGTCCACCACCGTCGCCACCCCGCCGACCGCGGACCTCGACATCGACGTCACCGCCAAGCCGAACCTGGGCCTCCTGGTGCCCTACCTCACCTACACCCTCACCGCCCGCAACACCGGCCCGAGGGCGGTGACATCGGCCACCGTCACCGCGACCCTGCCGCCCGGCTCCACCGCCACCGCTCTGTCCCCCGGATGCACCACCACAAGCAGGACGGTGACCTGCGTCCACGGCGCGATCGCCAACGGCGCCAGCGCGCACAAGACCTTCCGTGTCCCGCTGCACCTGCTGTCCCTGGGCCAGGTCGGCGTCACCGGAACCCGGACCCTGTCCGCCCCGGCCGACCCCAACCCGGCCAACGACACCGCGACGGCCACCTGCACCGTCCTCTCCATCCTCCTGGCCACCTGCCCCTGAACCGCACTGACCGACGCGTGGTCCACCGCCGCCCCGCCCCGGGTCCGCCCGGGGCGGGGCGGCGCAGTGACGCGGCATCCGCCGATGAGCCGCCGCCCGGAAGAAGGCGGCGAGATCCCGCGACCGTTCTGGCCCCGGCGTTTCAGGGCGGCGTTCCACCCCTGTTGAGCAGTGCCATGTCAGCGGGGGTGGAACGGTTCCACCGTCGCACCGGTGCCCACAGCGCTTGCCGCACCTCCCCGGCCTGCTGAGGCTGGTGATCGCCACGTCGGCCGCTCAGCAGGGGCACACCCCCTGAACCGCAGACGGACGACGACGACGGCGGAGGCGGCGCCGCCTCCGCCGTCACCATCACCACGACTGACGAGGAGCCACCATGGCCCACTCATCCGCCTCACGACCGCGTTCCCTCGCCGTGGCCCTCGCCGCCGCCGGGCTCCTCGTCGGAGGCATCACCTCCGCCCAGGCGGCCCCGGCCAAAGCGGCAGCAGCCCCGAAGAAGTCCGTCGCCGTGGCCGAGGTCCGGACGTTCACCGGCACCGGTATGGGCGTCTCCCCGTCCCAGGCGGTGGACAGCGCGGTCCGGACGACCTACCGGATCGCCCAGGCATACGGCTGGCAGGCGAACCAGTGCCACGTCCACTCGACCGGCGTCAGATCGGTCGGCAGCGGCCTGTACTCCGCGGCGGCCAATCTGTTCTGCCAGCGCTGAACCCACCGATCCGCCACCAGGAACTCCACCCGGGGACCTCGGCACCCATCCGCGGCGGCCCCGCCGCCCGGTCCGCCCGGGGAGCGGTGAACGGGACCCGTCCGACCAGCACGGTCGCCCGGGTCCCGACGGGCACCCGCCCACGCGCCGCGCTCGTCGTCCAGCCCATGAGGGTGCCGTTGACGCCGAGTCCGGCGGTACCCCCGGCGATCCCCCCTCTCCCCTGTGAAGGACGTGTCCGATGACCGATGCCCCCCTGCCCCGGAGACCGCTGGACGGTGAACGGATCGACCGGCGCCTGGCCCGGGTCCGGGCGCTGTACGCGCGGTGGGCCACGCTGCGACCCGGCGACCGGGAGGTGTGGCGCAGCGGGTTTACGCCGCTGACCGAGGCGGAGGTGGCCCGGACCGAAGCCCGGCTGGGACTGCGGCTGCCGGAGAACTACCGCCGCTATCTGCTGGAGTTCGGCGACCCCGGACAGGCGCTGATGTCCTACGCGGGCCGGCCGTTCGAGCGACAGGGCGGCGCCCGCTCCGCCGAACCCTTCCCGCTCGACGGCCCCTGGGCGGGCAGCCCGATCGTGATCACCGCATGGGAGGACGAGGAAGGGGGCGACTTCTTCGAGGACGGGCCCGGTGAGTTCCACGGCTGGCTGGACGATCCGGAAGCCGCCTTCTACGAGCTCCCGGACGGCGCGCAACACCACGACGGCACGCTGCTCCTGGGCGCGACCCGCAGTCACTTCCTGGCCCGGCTGGTGCTCAACGGCCCGTGGGCGGGCACCGTCTGGTTCGACAGCTTCGGCTGTGACGGGGGCCTGATCCATCCGGCCGACGACAGCGACGACCCCTTCCAGGACTACACCCTCGGAGCCTTCTTCGACGCCGGGGAGTGGCGGCCACTCGTGGACCAGCCCTGGTTCCCCGGGCCGGAGGAGGAGATCGAGGACCCGGCCCCGGCGGACTTCCTCGATCTGACGCTGGCCTGGCTGCGCCACCGGGTACGGCAGGCCGAGGCCGAACGGACCTGCGACCTGATCGACGCCGCCACCCTCGCCGAGGCCGCCCGACGCCTGCGGACCCCGCACGCGTTCGGATTCCCGCGCGGACACACCTACGGAAGTTTCGCACCGTACGTCGCCGGGCTGATGCGGGACGAACTGCTCCGCCCGGCCCCGGACCGGGCCCTGGGCACACGGATCGTCGAGCTGGCCCGAGCGCTGCTCGGCCCCGGGAACCTGCCCGTGGCACTGATCCTGGCCGGCCGGTGGCAGGAACTCGCCGATCTCGAACGGAACACCTTCCCGGACGACGGGCGCAGCGCGGTCAACCTGGCGCTGGCCGAGGCGATGCTCGGCACCGCGCCGACGCCCTCGGCCACCGTCCCCACGCGTCCCGGTCCGCAGCGCACGGGCACCGACCGATGGGCGGTGCTCGACACCGTGGCCCGCGTCGACGCCGCCCGGCGGCGGCGGTTCCTGGAGCGGCTGCCCGAGCCGGACGCCGCCGAACTGCGCCCGCTGCTGGCGACCGCCACCCAGCCCGTCGACGCGGCGGCACTCGACGCGGTGCTCGCCGGGGACCTGACCGGCCCGCACCGCGACGCGGCCACCGTCCTGCTGGTGAGAACCCTGCACGCCATGGCCGTGGACGGCGGTCCGGCCACCGCCACGGGCACGGCCACCGGCACGGGCATGGCCGAACGGGTGTGCGCCCTGGCCGTCGCGACCGACCGGGTCGGAGACGTCTTCGACCTGCTGACCGCCGTGACCGGGGGCCGGTGGGCCGACTGGCACGCCGCCCGCGAGGACGGGCAGCGATTTCTCGCCACCCTGCGTCCGCCACGGCCCGTAGCGGAAGCGGCGGTACCGGAGCGGCAGCCGTGAACGACGCACGGCGGGGCGGACCTTCATGGCTCAGCCATGGGCCGTCATGACTTGTTGGTGAGGGTGGTGCGCTGTACCGTCTGCACGATCGCCGGCGGCGAGAGGGGAGCGGAGTGGCGTATGCCCGGCTCGTGGAACGGGTTGGCACGTCGCATCCGGGCGCGCCGTGTGCGACTCCCCTCCCGGAGGGGGCGGGCGTTCGACAGCGCGACGCCCCCCGCCGGCCCGCAGATACCTCTCTCCACAACACGCCCGACTCCGGACGGAGTCGGGACCCCCACATGTGAAGGGACAGCGATGCTGCCTTGCATACGCCTGGCATCGGCCGCCGCCACCGTCGTGGCGGTCGCCCTGACCACGGCACCGGCCGCGAATGCCTTCTCCGCGCCGCATCCGACCGGGGCACAGAGCACGGCGGCGGCCGTGGTGACACTCCGTTATGACGACAGCCGGGCCACCGGCTGGGAGGCGGCGGTCACGGCCGGAGTCGCCTCGTGGAACACGAACGTCGACAACGTGAAGCTGGTCAAGGCATCCCCGGGCACCCGGGCCGACATCCAGTTCGTGGCCACCAGCGGCTGGCCGCAGGCCACCCTCGGCCCGGTCCGGCCGGGAGGCCGGGGCCGGATCGAACTCGGCAGCCAAGCGGTCGCGCTGGGGCACGACAAGACGCGCATCGCCGCGCACGAGATCGGCCACAACCTGGGCCTGTGGGACACCAAGCCCGGCCCGTGCTCCCAGTTGATGTCGGGCTCCAGCGCCGGTGCCACCTGCAAGAACGCCATCCCCGACGCGGCTGAACAGGCACAGGTCGAGGCCGCCTACGCCGCGCGGTCCACCTCTGTCCTCCCGGCCGAAGGCGGTGTGCTGGTCGTGGACGACCAGTAGGCGACGGACCAGGGGCGGTCGCGGCCGGACGCACCGGAGCGCCGGTATCCCTCCAGCCGTGGAAGGCGGTGACCGCTCCGAGGGGGAGTACGCTCCGGGCGCGAGGTCCGGAGCGTGCAAGTCCGCTGTGTGTGTTGACCCTTGCCACACCCACCCTTATGGTCGCTCACCCCAGAGGAATCCAGAAGGACGTCTCTCGTTCACATCAGAGAATGGACCTCCTGTGCCGATCACCAGAACTCGCCTTGCGCTGCCGGTGGGCGCCCTGGTCGCCGCCCTCCTCGTCGCCCCCGGAACCCACCGGGCCGACGCCGCACCCGGCGGCGGCCGTCCCCTCCCGCCCGGGCCCGCCGCCCCCGCCCACTTCACGCACCCCGGCGTCGTGGTCTCCCAACCCCAGCTCGACTTCGCCCGGGGGCGGGTGGCGGCCGCCGCGGAGCCCTGGAAGAGCGCGTTCGACCAGATGACGGGGAGCGGCTACGCCTCCCTCGACCGCGTCCCCAAACCGCGCGCGGTGGTCGACTGCGGACCGGGATCGAATCCGAACAACGGCTGCACCGACGAGCGTCAGGACGCTCTCGCCGCCTACACCACGGCCTTGGCCTGGTACATCACCCGCGACGAGCGATACGCGAAGAAGTCCGTCGAGATCATGGACGCCTGGTCGGCCGTGATCCAGGACCACACCAACAGCAACGCACGCCTCCAGACCGGCTGGGCGGGCTCCTCCTGGTCCAAGGCCGCCGAGCTGGTCAAGCACACCTACACCGGCGGCTGGCCGCAGGCCGGACGCTTCGCGACGATGCTGCGCACTGTCTATCTGCCCGAGGTCATCGGTGGCGCGAACGCCAACGGGAACTGGGAGCTGGTGATGATGGAGGCCGCTGTCGGCATCTCCGTCCACCTGGAGGACAGGGCGTCGTACGACAAGGCCATCGCCAAGTTCCGTACCCGTGCCGCCGCGTATGTCTACCTCTCCTCCGACGGCCCGCTGCCCCGCACCGTGCCGAGTCAGAACCTCGACACCCCCGAGAAGATCATCAAGTACTGGTACGGCCAGGAGCGGTTCGTCACCGGGCTCGCACAGGAGACATGCCGAGACTTCGGGCATACCGGGTGGGGCCTCTCCGCCATGTCGCACATCGCCGAGACCAGCCGCATCCAGGGTGAGGACCTGTACCGCACCGATATCGGCGAGCGGCTGCGGCACGGGCTCGGCTTTCACGCGAAGTACCAGCTGGGCGAGGCGCCGCCGGACTGGCTGTGCGGCGGTTCGGTCAAACGCGGCCTGGGCTCGATCACGGAGATCGGCTACACCGCCATGCACCTCCGCCTCGGCTTCGAGATGCCCGACACCCAGCGCCTCAACCAGCAGAACCGTCCCGCCGGTGCGAACAACTACTTCACCGGCTGGGAGACGCTGACACATGGGGACAATGTGAGCTGAACCGCCGGTCCGCCGGTCCGCCGGTCCGGCCGCCGTGGGCGGGGGCGCTTCGCCGTCGCCCACGGCGGGCACGGGACGCAAGGGTCCTCTGCGCCCGGCCTTCCGCGCCCGTCTCCGGCCGGTGGGCATCCGATACCGGACCACCGCGCACATGGGTCCACGACCTGGCCGCCGGACTCGGCGACCGTGGGGACATGCGCATCGATCGAGCGACGGGGCCCGGCTCCCCGGACGGGGACACCGAGCGGGCTGGGACACCGAGTGGGGCTGGGAGATCGCCCGCCCCCTCGGCGGCGGCTCGCTCGGCGGTGTCTGGATGGGCGGTGTCTGGATGGGCGGCTTCCGGGACCGCGCCACCGCGGGGCTGGACACGCGGGTGCTGCCCCGCCCCGCCGTGACCGTCGTCATCGGTATCGGGGACGCCTCCTTCACCGTCGAGGACGCCACCGGCCACCGGCCCGTGCACAGCAGCGTCGCCCCGCCGGTACCCGGACCGTCCCGGGTCCGCGGCGGGCGCGTCACCTGCGTCGAACTGCGTCTGCCGCCCTGGGCCGTCCCCGCTGTCCTGGGCTTCTCCCCGGGGGAACCCACCGGCTCCCTGGCCCGGCCCGACGACCTGTGGGGGCGGCGGGAGCAGAACCTCCGCGAGCGGCTGGCCTCCGCGCCGGACCGGCCGGAACGCTTCCGGCTCCTGGGCGAGGTGGTGTTGCGTCGGGCCGCGCGGGCGCCTGGAACGGCGCCGGAGGTCGCCGCCGTCTGGAACGGCATCCTGGCCCGGCACGGCCGGATCCGGGTCGACGACCTCGCCGCGGCCTGCGGCTGGAGTCGCGGACGGCCGTGGTCCCGGTTCACCGCCCAGATCGGCCTCACCCCGAGCGTGCCGCGATGCTGGTCCGCCTCGACCGGGCCGCCCGCGCCCTCAGCGCGGGCCGGAACGCCGCCGACACCGCCCTCTCCTGCGGATACACCGATCAGTCCCCTCTCCACCGCGATGTCCTGGCCTTCGCCGGGCGCACCCCCGGCGCCCTCGCCGCCACCGCGAACGCCGCCGACCGACCCCGGGGAACGGGCCCGGTCCGGCGCCCCGGACCCGGCCCCCGCGGTCCCCGTACCACCCCACCGCCACCGAGGAGGAAACCCCTGTGACCCAGCAGAACTCCGATGCCCGAGCGGCCGTACCCGGCACCCCCGCCGACCCCGCGGGCCCGGACAGCACCACCGGACCGCAGCCGCAGCCGGCCACGGGACCGCAGCCGACCACCGGGCCGGGCGGGTCCGCACCCGACGGCCGCATACTGATCAACCAGATCGTCTTCGGGGGCATGGCCGCGCAGACCCTGCGCGCGGCGGACCGCCTGAACGTGGTCGAGCTGATCGGCGAAGGACCGCGCCCGGCCGCAGACGTGGCCGCCGCCGCAGGGGCCGAACCCCGGCACATGACCCGGCTCCTGCGCGCCCTCGCCGGGCTCGGCCTGCTGAAGGAGCACACGCCCGGCACCTTCTCGGTGACCCCCGCGGGCAGGTTCCTCGACCCCCGCCGCCCCGACTCGGTCGCCTCCCTCGTCCGTATGCTCACCGACCCGCTGATGCTGCGCGCCTGGGAACACCTCGACGACAGCGTCCGCACCGGCGACACCGCGTTCGAGGCCGTCTTCGGCACGGACTTCTTCGGCCATCTCGCCCGGAACCCCGAACTCTCCGCCGAGTTCAACGCGGCGATGAGCCAGGCCACCCGGTACGCCGCCGCCGCACTGCCGCACGCCTTCGACTTCAGCCGCTTCACCACGGTCACCGATGTGGGCGGCGGCGACGGAACCCTGCTGGCCGCCGTGCTCGACGCCCATCCGGGCGTCGGCGGCGTCGTCTACGACACGGCCGATGGCCTGGCACAGACCCGGCGGACCCTGCGGCGCCACGGGCTCCTGGAGCGCTGCTCCACGATCGCCGGGGACTTCTTCCAGTCCGTGCCCGGGGGTTCGGACCTCTATCTGATGAAGAGCGTTCTGCACGACTGGCCGGACGACCGGGCCGTCACGATCCTCCGCCACTGCCGCGCGGTACTGCCGCCCGACGGCCGTGTCCTGATCGTGGAACCCGTGCTGCCGGACGTCGTCCCCGAAGCCGTCGGCGCGCCCGGGGCCGCCGTGCGCGGTCTCGTCTATCTGAGCGATCTGAACATGATGGTGAACGTGGGCGGCAGGGAGCGCACCCGCCGGGACTTCGAGGAACTCTGCGGGCGCGCGGGCCTGCGTGTCGTCTCGTCCGCCCCGCTGGCGGGGGCCACCCGGTTCTCCCTCGTCGAGGCGGCCCCCGGCGAGTGACTCCGGCCCCCGGGACGGCTCAGGCGGAACGGATCGCCAGATCCTCCAGGACGGCCATCGCCCGGTCGGCGTCCCCAGCGGGGACGAAGAGGTGGTCGTGGTGGAAACCGGCGACGACATTGCAGCTCAGACCGGCGTCGGCGAGCTCCCGCGAGACGGCGGCGGTCAGCCCGACCGCCTCCAGCGCGGAGTGAATCCGCAAGGTGATCCAACCGGCCACGTAGTCGTACGCCAGCCCCGCCGCGTCCGCCTCCTCGCGCCGCACCACCAGGGTCAGCCCCTCGGGCTCCGCCACGGTCACCACCGGGTGGACGCCGTCGGGCACCCCGGCGGTGACCGTGGTGAACACGAACCGGC
Coding sequences:
- a CDS encoding SdrD B-like domain-containing protein; amino-acid sequence: MPLRGLVRMGLSGLLLVGGGTGAILTGAGQAGAAATDGTLTVEVLRDFFGTGVINATMDVPQRGMTVEVTDPEGHRVTGVTDATGKVIISPSDELTGGRYRVDVTVPAPYSNYLRAAPASTAPNHFDSFTSYVDVSDGKDDSVTTGVWNPADYALPDSRYFVPVQNGAGGADTRALVAFGTNVRGNCPEQQTCPEVINTQEQVGTTYGLAYDRYRKQLFQSSFARRYTQYGPDGGDAIYTVPTDGGATKLFAKVPGATKTPHDTANLIKDAGFVDVPGKESIGGLALSEDGETLYAVNLLGRTLVSFNATGPTAASPKAIVPIPDPGCAAAGDWRPFSVATHNNTLYVGGVCSAESTQQRTDLKAVVATYDGKRFTTVLSQPLTAERGSVLTSNSGRDQVNHWNPWNTNLATWDNLQVGSAMINPQPALASMAFARDGSLILGFRDRFMDVVSWGGLDPRPGPPNPQFGMSGGDINMACATPTGGYEWEGTGSCPDHATDPRVDGVQPGAVVEYFAGDFFPNGGSATNPGPHQESALGSVAYIPQQQWIVSTQMDPTGRVITNGTGYYDVATGLGPGNDPVNNAYEFIGPNQNGFGKAGGLGDIAYAAANAPIQIGNVVWFDGDRNGIQDPGHVLLPGATINLLDADGKQVATTTTDAAGEYYFGGVGAEYELTPGAKYTVQFDVCTADTSEVPGQPPATDLRFTLPRTGDDRVHDSNVTPPTTDRLCNGYAPVTAPAKAGGVDHTIDAGVYIPKEPSPTPTPTPTPTPTPTESPSPTPTPTATPTPTPTLPPTPTVPAPNNPAPNGGRTPGGGLANTGAAGLGEALTLVAVLLAAGAAVVLISRKRRTRHH
- a CDS encoding peptidase inhibitor family I36 protein, with protein sequence MRTSLTTLVMASVTGLAAIGLAAPSAVAAAPAPMAPNCDTGYFCLFSGANYTGERCIWATASIPDTIGCSFIRAQRNVLSVANSTGHRKQYYTGRSYEGRIGSTPAGGHGNLAGTYQIRSFRPQ
- a CDS encoding virginiamycin B lyase family protein, whose protein sequence is MSLRSALHPAPHAGARRRLTALLATGALVCSGLAAVAAPAATAAPARNTAAPVAYVANSGSDNVSVVDTATHTVIATVPVGNSPSGVAVTPDGGAVYVTNRSSDSVSVIDAATRTVTATVPVGDNPFGVVASPDGGAVYVTNYLSDSVSVISTATNTVTATVPVGAQPTSAAVAPGGGHVYVTSTNSSSVAVIDTTTDTVTASIPVDKPNGVAVSPDGSRLYVSSQNEAVAAVVDTATRTTVATVPVSNTPFGVAISPNGSRVYVTNIGGDSTSVIDTATNTAVATVPVGSTPIGVAVSPDGGAVYVADSNSGTASVIDTATDTVIATVPVGSEPYAVAFTPSAAPAANLSVTVTESADPVGQGDTFTYTATVTNHGPAPATAATAALTLSGAARAIVSASASHGSCTIAAPAVECALGRLAVGASATVTVSVRPTATGTLTATATAAATETDPVPADNSATQSTTVATPPTADLDIDVTAKPNLGLLVPYLTYTLTARNTGPRAVTSATVTATLPPGSTATALSPGCTTTSRTVTCVHGAIANGASAHKTFRVPLHLLSLGQVGVTGTRTLSAPADPNPANDTATATCTVLSILLATCP